In the Candidatus Electrothrix rattekaaiensis genome, one interval contains:
- a CDS encoding DUF3418 domain-containing protein: MIARTVSLSNQLDVTPLTPMQLNYPSNLPITDRKDEIVQAIRDNQVIVIAGDTGSGKTTQLPKMCLEAGRAGEGTMIGCTQPRRIAALSVTERVQEELGQVRTVGSKIRFQDRTGPKTRIKFMTDGILLAETQGDRDLRAYDTLIIDEAHERSLNIDFLLGYLHQLLARRKDLKLIIASATIDTEKFSKHFHDAPIIQVEGRTYPVTVEYCPPDNEDDESSQDIDRLVADQVVRLMARPGGDILAFLPTERDILDTVALLRKELADRALILPLFGRLQGGEQRRIFRSARQRKIIVATNVAETSITVPGIECVVDTGLARIAHYNVRAGTTHLPVTRIARASCDQRAGRCGRVGPGRCIRLFSEEDYLARDEFTLPEIQRSNLAEVILQMLSLRLPEPRSFPFIDPPAPRAVNDGFRILRELGAIDSEHRLTQRGQIMARLPLDPRISRMIIEGAELGVLRETMIIAAALAIQDPRVQPPDKLEKARQAHRAFNYPGSDVLTLVNMWDACRGESLCSPGSSDKGQTRGSAPTPSAGQLRRFCEANFCSWQRMREWFDIHEQILRILKQHKEFDSALKHMGDSSRDEVGARRAMPLPESQDRRGEPCDRPLRSPSNRRGEPLCSPGLSDKGQTRGSAPTAPALVHQALTAGFLRNIALRKEKNTYQISGNREAVLFPGSGLYNKGGQWIVAADFVHTSQLFARMAATIEVDWLERLGGDLCKRSYSDPHWQKKSGQVTALEKVTLFGLVIAADRRVNYGRISKKTAAEAKEIFIREALIPGELKGRYSFLEHNLALARQQEELEERLRRRGIMIDEQVLYEFYDQRLELVYDRFTLNRFLSRKRKQAKPGEEADGFLRMTEEDLCQSQPESDELYRFPKTLTTPQGELRLSYTFHPGQDDDGVTVDIPVSCCPALSPNLFEWLVPGLLEEKVVALLKGLPKRLRKLFVPLPDTAALLMDGMDLYQGSLYPALERLLLRHFQVRVTRADWQLENLPLHLRMRFRLCDEQRKALYYSRDFHKLALHCGSMRQTIQGGEARKVEDLPERKNIQVWDFAVAPRPLPARDEHNRVTGLYYPALFLGLSKGQEQQLCLRYIADPEQAVRENRKGLRFLYGQYFSKEFKAVAKECKAAVAGHTASWLSLGMKAGAGETRDLLLSCIVDSLFQISGDLPNKTGFEQILDDLREQGVTRLAREQLNQVLDLLAERRKTQVALTQSRQRAGKSRSADQARFDEYEDLLERLVPSDFLTRFSPAEAGDRKRYLQALAKRVERAEHSPQKDADKAKRVQPFAEQLRQLDRKEAEQKAGGSIAAPCQEAVTRYRRMVEEFRISVFAPEIGTAMPVSEKRLKQQWKLVEESCRRVE, encoded by the coding sequence GTGATAGCCAGAACGGTTTCTTTGTCAAATCAACTGGACGTAACGCCACTAACACCTATGCAGCTCAACTACCCAAGCAACCTCCCCATCACCGACCGCAAGGACGAGATCGTTCAGGCCATTCGGGATAATCAGGTCATCGTTATTGCAGGCGATACCGGCTCCGGTAAGACAACTCAGCTCCCCAAGATGTGCCTGGAAGCAGGTCGGGCAGGGGAGGGGACCATGATCGGCTGTACCCAGCCCCGTCGTATTGCCGCCCTGTCAGTCACCGAGCGGGTGCAGGAGGAGCTGGGGCAGGTCCGGACGGTGGGGTCCAAGATTCGCTTTCAGGATCGCACCGGCCCGAAAACCCGGATCAAGTTCATGACCGACGGGATACTCCTGGCAGAAACACAGGGCGACCGCGACCTGCGCGCTTATGACACCCTGATCATTGACGAGGCCCATGAGCGGAGCCTGAACATCGACTTCCTGCTCGGCTATCTCCATCAATTACTGGCCCGGCGCAAAGACCTGAAGCTGATCATTGCCTCGGCCACCATTGATACCGAGAAATTCAGTAAGCATTTCCATGATGCTCCGATCATTCAGGTGGAAGGACGCACCTATCCGGTCACGGTGGAATACTGCCCTCCAGACAACGAGGACGATGAAAGCAGTCAGGATATTGACCGGCTGGTTGCTGATCAGGTTGTCAGGCTTATGGCCCGGCCCGGCGGGGATATCCTGGCCTTTCTCCCCACGGAGCGGGACATCCTGGATACGGTGGCCCTGCTGCGTAAGGAACTGGCTGACCGCGCCCTGATCCTGCCCCTGTTCGGACGGCTCCAGGGCGGGGAGCAGCGGCGTATCTTCCGGTCTGCCCGGCAGCGCAAGATCATCGTGGCCACCAATGTGGCGGAAACCTCGATTACCGTGCCGGGCATAGAATGCGTGGTGGATACCGGCTTGGCGCGGATCGCCCATTATAATGTGCGGGCCGGGACCACCCATCTGCCGGTGACCCGCATTGCCAGGGCGAGCTGCGATCAGCGAGCCGGTCGTTGCGGTCGGGTCGGGCCGGGGCGTTGTATCCGCCTGTTCAGCGAGGAAGATTATCTTGCCCGTGATGAATTCACTCTGCCCGAGATCCAGCGTTCCAATCTGGCCGAGGTTATCTTGCAGATGCTCAGTCTCCGTCTGCCTGAGCCACGCAGCTTTCCCTTTATTGATCCGCCCGCACCCAGAGCGGTCAATGACGGCTTCCGTATTCTGCGGGAGCTGGGTGCCATTGACAGTGAGCACCGCCTCACCCAGCGGGGGCAGATCATGGCCCGCCTGCCTCTGGACCCGCGTATCTCCCGGATGATCATTGAGGGCGCGGAGTTAGGCGTGCTCCGGGAAACCATGATCATTGCTGCGGCCTTGGCGATTCAGGACCCCCGTGTTCAGCCGCCGGACAAGCTGGAAAAGGCCCGGCAGGCTCACCGGGCCTTCAATTATCCGGGCTCGGATGTGTTGACCTTGGTCAATATGTGGGATGCCTGTAGGGGCGAATCCCTGTGTTCGCCCGGATCATCTGATAAAGGGCAGACACGGGGATCTGCCCCTACACCATCTGCTGGTCAACTGCGCCGCTTTTGCGAGGCCAATTTCTGCTCCTGGCAGCGGATGCGGGAATGGTTTGATATCCATGAGCAGATCCTCCGTATCCTCAAGCAGCATAAGGAGTTTGACAGTGCCCTCAAGCACATGGGTGATTCGAGCAGGGACGAAGTAGGGGCACGGCGTGCCATGCCCCTACCGGAATCGCAGGATCGTAGGGGCGAACCTTGTGATCGCCCGTTACGTTCCCCATCAAACCGTAGGGGCGAACCCCTGTGTTCGCCCGGTTTATCTGATAAAGGGCAGACACGGGGATCTGCCCCTACAGCCCCGGCCCTGGTCCATCAGGCCCTGACCGCAGGCTTTCTCCGCAACATCGCCCTGCGCAAGGAAAAGAATACCTACCAGATCAGCGGCAACAGGGAGGCCGTGCTCTTTCCCGGTTCCGGCCTCTATAATAAAGGGGGGCAGTGGATCGTGGCGGCGGATTTTGTTCATACCTCGCAGCTCTTTGCCCGCATGGCCGCCACGATTGAGGTGGACTGGCTGGAACGCCTGGGCGGTGATCTTTGCAAAAGGTCATATTCGGACCCGCATTGGCAGAAAAAGTCGGGTCAGGTCACGGCCCTGGAAAAGGTCACCCTGTTCGGCTTGGTCATTGCTGCGGATCGGCGGGTGAACTACGGACGCATCAGCAAGAAAACAGCAGCGGAAGCCAAGGAGATCTTTATCCGGGAGGCCTTGATTCCAGGAGAACTCAAGGGGAGGTATTCCTTTCTTGAACATAATCTGGCCCTGGCCCGGCAACAGGAAGAGCTGGAGGAACGCCTGCGCAGGCGGGGCATCATGATTGATGAGCAGGTGCTGTACGAGTTCTATGATCAGCGGCTGGAACTGGTCTATGACCGCTTCACCCTGAACCGTTTTTTGAGCAGGAAGCGCAAGCAGGCCAAGCCCGGCGAAGAAGCGGACGGCTTTCTCAGGATGACAGAGGAAGATCTTTGCCAAAGCCAACCGGAAAGCGATGAGCTGTATCGCTTTCCGAAAACCCTGACCACACCTCAAGGCGAGCTGCGTCTTTCTTATACCTTCCATCCTGGTCAGGATGACGACGGCGTGACTGTGGATATCCCGGTCTCCTGCTGTCCGGCCCTATCGCCGAATCTCTTTGAGTGGCTGGTTCCTGGCCTGCTGGAAGAAAAGGTGGTGGCCCTGCTCAAGGGGCTACCCAAACGCCTGCGCAAGCTCTTTGTCCCTTTGCCAGACACGGCGGCCCTGCTCATGGACGGTATGGATCTCTACCAAGGTTCGCTGTACCCGGCCTTGGAGCGTCTTCTTCTCCGTCATTTTCAGGTCAGGGTGACACGGGCGGACTGGCAATTGGAGAATCTCCCGCTCCACCTGCGTATGCGTTTCCGCCTCTGCGACGAGCAGAGAAAGGCTCTGTATTACTCGCGTGATTTCCATAAGCTTGCTCTGCATTGCGGCTCAATGCGGCAGACAATACAGGGAGGGGAGGCGCGGAAGGTCGAAGACCTGCCAGAAAGAAAGAATATCCAGGTATGGGATTTTGCCGTGGCTCCGCGCCCTCTGCCTGCACGGGACGAGCACAACCGGGTCACGGGCCTCTACTATCCGGCCTTGTTCCTGGGATTGAGCAAGGGGCAGGAGCAGCAGCTTTGCCTGAGGTATATTGCCGACCCTGAGCAGGCGGTTCGAGAGAACAGAAAGGGGCTTCGTTTCCTCTATGGGCAGTATTTCAGCAAGGAGTTTAAGGCGGTTGCCAAGGAATGCAAGGCAGCGGTGGCCGGGCATACCGCCTCCTGGCTCTCTCTTGGGATGAAGGCCGGTGCCGGAGAAACCAGGGATCTGCTGCTTAGCTGTATTGTGGACAGCCTGTTTCAGATTAGCGGGGATCTGCCGAACAAGACCGGCTTTGAGCAGATTCTTGACGATCTCCGGGAGCAGGGAGTGACCCGACTGGCAAGGGAGCAGCTCAATCAGGTGCTGGATCTGCTGGCGGAACGTCGTAAGACCCAGGTCGCCCTCACCCAGAGCAGGCAGCGAGCAGGGAAGAGTCGGAGCGCGGATCAGGCCCGTTTTGACGAGTATGAGGACTTACTTGAAAGGCTTGTTCCTTCAGATTTCCTCACTCGTTTTTCTCCGGCAGAGGCCGGTGACCGGAAACGCTATCTTCAGGCTCTGGCCAAGCGGGTTGAGCGGGCCGAACATAGCCCGCAGAAGGATGCGGACAAGGCGAAGCGGGTTCAACCCTTTGCCGAGCAACTGCGCCAGCTGGACAGGAAAGAGGCGGAGCAGAAAGCAGGCGGAAGTATTGCGGCTCCCTGCCAAGAGGCTGTTACCCGGTATCGCCGTATGGTGGAGGAGTTCCGTATATCGGTCTTTGCCCCGGAAATCGGTACGGCCATGCCGGTCTCCGAGAAACGGCTCAAGCAGCAGTGGAAGCTGGTGGAAGAGAGTTGTCGGCGGGTGGAGTGA
- a CDS encoding tetratricopeptide repeat protein yields MGTTDNSFNNSGDGEQNIGQGDGAIGKQENINQDVRGNRNIVLGTGDAYVEEHHHHYPRTPQGIPLQRPRQPDHLVGRDELLREVLTKLQPGKAVTLCGPGGIGKTALASRAAWELSPDGRPPVCFPDGLIFYSFYGRKDAGLAFDHLMRSYVDDSQDNGPEAVRQLLAGKQALIILDGAEEADDLPAVLRCCGGCGVLITSRKRSDAPGSLLEVKRLDELPAAEAFRLYSNTAADETTVHAVCEQLGGWPLALRIAGHYLRSTGESAADYLRFLAKVPFQRLGRGEHQDENAALLLRRSMEQVSEDAHLALTMAGSLAFAPLGREPLMALLDRDELHSCDTLNELALYGLLERKGERWQVSHALIHTYARTELVLNKESMERLAWYYIACCDELSEAGLPGYAHLDAQRAHCIRLMESCLASELWQEVKALAKAIDNYLYRQGYWAELLAVNEMRLTAARQAEDRQDEAWSLNALGCICWWRGDDDKQLSWFKQGMSIARELGDKEMEWTALNNIGVSYQQQGKYVQALQCFQQTLTIYRDGGDRKGECRTLSYIGMLYYAQEDYEQAMQYYQQCLRIAREVSYKISEGLILYKIAMIYRVQSKPSKALEYGKQALAIVRELGDRRLEVEDSWNLGLTYEDMGDLAQAEKHIALAVEIAEQIGHSDLEEYRDGLTRVRAKRQGAKEA; encoded by the coding sequence ATGGGAACGACTGACAACAGCTTCAACAACAGTGGTGACGGTGAGCAGAATATCGGCCAAGGGGATGGGGCTATTGGTAAGCAGGAGAACATCAACCAGGATGTGAGGGGCAACCGCAACATCGTTCTTGGTACCGGCGATGCCTACGTTGAGGAGCATCACCACCACTATCCCCGCACTCCGCAGGGTATTCCCTTGCAGCGGCCCAGGCAGCCGGACCATCTTGTCGGCAGGGACGAGCTGCTCAGGGAGGTACTGACCAAGCTTCAACCGGGTAAGGCCGTTACGCTCTGCGGACCCGGCGGTATCGGCAAGACAGCCCTGGCCTCCAGAGCTGCCTGGGAGCTGAGTCCTGATGGCAGGCCCCCGGTCTGTTTCCCGGACGGCCTGATTTTCTACTCCTTTTATGGGCGTAAGGATGCGGGGCTGGCCTTTGACCACCTGATGCGCAGCTATGTGGATGATTCTCAGGACAACGGCCCCGAGGCTGTGCGTCAGCTGCTGGCGGGCAAGCAGGCCCTGATCATTCTGGACGGGGCTGAAGAGGCCGATGACCTGCCTGCTGTACTCCGTTGTTGCGGCGGTTGCGGTGTGCTGATCACCAGCAGGAAGCGGAGCGATGCGCCGGGTAGCCTGCTGGAGGTCAAACGCCTGGATGAGCTGCCCGCTGCTGAGGCATTTCGTCTGTACAGCAACACAGCAGCAGATGAGACCACAGTACATGCCGTCTGCGAGCAGCTGGGCGGCTGGCCCCTAGCCCTGCGGATTGCCGGGCATTATCTCCGTAGCACGGGCGAGAGCGCAGCAGACTATCTCCGCTTTCTTGCCAAGGTGCCTTTTCAACGACTGGGCAGGGGTGAGCATCAGGACGAGAATGCAGCCCTGCTCCTGCGGCGCAGTATGGAACAGGTGAGTGAAGATGCCCATCTTGCCCTGACTATGGCAGGCAGTCTAGCCTTTGCACCCCTGGGGCGTGAACCGCTCATGGCCCTGCTGGACAGAGATGAACTGCACTCCTGTGATACCCTGAACGAGCTGGCCCTGTACGGGCTACTGGAAAGGAAGGGGGAACGCTGGCAGGTCAGCCATGCCCTAATTCATACCTACGCCCGTACGGAGCTGGTCCTGAATAAAGAGAGCATGGAGCGGCTGGCTTGGTATTATATAGCGTGCTGTGATGAGTTGAGCGAAGCTGGCCTGCCCGGCTATGCCCACCTTGATGCACAGAGGGCACATTGCATCCGGCTGATGGAGAGCTGTCTTGCGAGCGAGCTGTGGCAGGAGGTGAAAGCCTTGGCTAAAGCAATTGACAACTATTTATATCGGCAAGGATATTGGGCAGAATTATTGGCCGTCAATGAGATGCGCCTGACTGCGGCTCGGCAGGCTGAAGACCGCCAGGATGAAGCTTGGAGCCTGAATGCCCTTGGCTGCATCTGCTGGTGGCGTGGGGATGATGATAAGCAATTATCCTGGTTTAAACAAGGGATGTCTATAGCCCGTGAGCTGGGTGATAAGGAGATGGAATGGACAGCCCTGAATAATATCGGAGTGAGCTACCAGCAACAGGGCAAGTACGTGCAGGCTTTGCAATGTTTTCAGCAAACCCTGACTATCTATCGGGATGGCGGCGACCGGAAAGGAGAATGTAGAACCTTAAGTTATATCGGCATGCTTTATTATGCCCAAGAGGACTACGAACAAGCTATGCAGTATTATCAGCAATGCCTGCGTATTGCACGGGAGGTTAGCTATAAGATATCGGAAGGCTTAATCCTATACAAAATCGCCATGATCTATCGTGTGCAGAGCAAGCCAAGCAAGGCGTTGGAATATGGGAAACAAGCCTTAGCAATAGTACGGGAGCTAGGTGACAGGAGGTTAGAAGTAGAAGATAGCTGGAACTTAGGCCTCACCTACGAAGATATGGGCGACTTAGCCCAGGCTGAGAAGCATATTGCCTTGGCCGTGGAGATTGCAGAGCAAATCGGACACTCTGACTTGGAGGAATACCGCGATGGATTGACACGGGTGAGGGCAAAACGGCAAGGAGCGAAGGAGGCATAG
- a CDS encoding UPF0175 family protein: protein MENIMKIQCPTELLLGLHVNAERLAEIVKLEAAIALFRKGKISSGMAAKWLDIPRATFLFKAMEQGAELLEDSADDFRRETMLL from the coding sequence ATGGAAAACATTATGAAGATACAATGTCCCACAGAACTGCTGCTGGGGCTTCACGTTAACGCCGAAAGGCTGGCGGAGATCGTCAAACTTGAGGCAGCAATCGCCTTATTCAGGAAAGGGAAAATCTCTTCCGGCATGGCGGCCAAATGGCTTGATATACCCAGAGCAACTTTCTTGTTCAAAGCAATGGAACAGGGCGCAGAACTGCTTGAGGACTCGGCAGATGACTTTCGCCGGGAAACAATGCTGCTGTGA
- a CDS encoding addiction module protein: MKTQQLINEALSLPVEKRTLVVDSLLRSLNHPESAIDKEWAAVAQRRLSEIKSGSVKPVPGKEVFEKIWGKFEQ; this comes from the coding sequence ATGAAGACGCAACAGCTTATTAATGAGGCTCTGTCTCTGCCGGTGGAAAAAAGAACGCTTGTTGTGGATTCACTGCTCCGCAGTCTGAACCACCCGGAATCAGCCATTGACAAAGAATGGGCCGCTGTGGCACAAAGGCGTTTAAGTGAAATAAAGAGCGGTTCTGTCAAGCCTGTTCCGGGAAAAGAAGTCTTTGAGAAAATATGGGGAAAGTTTGAACAATGA